A genomic stretch from Thermosipho affectus includes:
- the guaB gene encoding IMP dehydrogenase → MREALTFDDVLLIPGYSEVLPADVEVKTRLTRQISLNIPLVSAAMDTVTEAELAKAIAREGGIGIIHKNLSIEEQAHQVKIVKRTENGIIDDPVTISPDISVEEAEKIMAEYKIGGLPVVDESNKLLGLITNRDIRFERNLKKTVKKLMTPVSDLIVANEGISLEEARDILHENKIEKLPIVRSDGTLSGLITIKDIRSVVEHPNASRDKKGRLLVGAAVGTSEDTLLRVEKLISAGVDVIVVDTAHGHSKKVIETLVKIRENFPHISIIAGNVATAEATEMLIKSGADAVKVGIGPGSICTTRVVAGIGVPQLTAIFDCVNVAKKYDVPIIADGGIRFSGDIVKALAAGAEAVMLGSIFAGTEEAPGETILYQGRKYKSYRGMGSLGAMSRGSADRYFQSKNQKFIPEGVEGMVPYKGDVKDVVYQLIGGLRSGMGYVGAATIKELHKKANFIKITAASVKESHPHDIIITKEPPNYWSKSV, encoded by the coding sequence ATGAGAGAGGCATTAACTTTCGATGATGTGCTTCTTATTCCAGGGTATAGTGAAGTTTTACCTGCAGATGTAGAAGTAAAGACAAGATTAACACGGCAAATTAGTTTAAATATACCACTTGTAAGTGCTGCTATGGATACAGTTACTGAAGCGGAACTTGCAAAAGCTATAGCAAGAGAAGGTGGTATAGGAATAATCCATAAAAATTTATCTATTGAAGAACAAGCGCATCAAGTTAAGATTGTTAAAAGGACTGAAAATGGTATAATAGATGACCCTGTTACAATTTCTCCAGATATTAGCGTAGAAGAAGCAGAAAAAATAATGGCAGAGTATAAGATAGGAGGACTTCCAGTTGTCGATGAATCCAATAAATTATTGGGATTGATTACAAATAGAGATATAAGATTTGAAAGGAATTTAAAAAAAACTGTAAAAAAATTGATGACTCCTGTTAGTGATTTAATAGTTGCTAATGAGGGAATTTCTCTTGAGGAAGCAAGAGATATTTTACACGAAAACAAAATAGAAAAACTACCTATTGTAAGATCCGATGGTACTCTTTCGGGACTTATTACTATCAAAGACATAAGGAGCGTTGTAGAGCATCCAAACGCATCGAGAGATAAGAAAGGAAGACTTTTAGTTGGCGCAGCAGTTGGAACAAGTGAAGATACTTTACTAAGGGTGGAAAAATTAATTTCCGCAGGAGTAGATGTTATAGTTGTTGATACAGCACACGGACATTCAAAAAAAGTTATAGAAACTCTGGTGAAAATAAGAGAAAATTTTCCTCATATTTCAATTATTGCCGGGAATGTGGCAACGGCAGAAGCAACGGAAATGTTAATAAAATCAGGCGCTGATGCTGTAAAAGTAGGAATTGGGCCTGGTTCGATTTGTACTACAAGGGTCGTTGCAGGTATTGGAGTCCCCCAATTAACAGCAATATTTGATTGCGTTAACGTGGCAAAGAAATACGATGTACCAATAATAGCTGATGGTGGGATTAGATTCTCTGGTGATATAGTTAAAGCTCTAGCTGCAGGTGCTGAAGCGGTAATGTTGGGTAGTATCTTTGCAGGAACTGAAGAAGCACCAGGAGAAACAATTTTATATCAAGGAAGAAAATATAAGTCATATAGAGGAATGGGATCGCTAGGTGCTATGAGCAGAGGAAGTGCAGATAGATATTTTCAAAGTAAAAACCAAAAATTTATACCTGAAGGTGTTGAAGGAATGGTACCATATAAAGGTGATGTTAAAGATGTTGTATATCAATTGATAGGCGGACTTCGCTCAGGAATGGGGTATGTCGGAGCAGCAACTATAAAAGAATTACATAAAAAAGCTAATTTTATAAAAATTACCGCCGCATCGGTTAAAGAAAGTCATCCTCATGATATAATAATAACTAAAGAACCACCTAATTATTGGTCTAAAAGTGTATAG
- a CDS encoding RnfABCDGE type electron transport complex subunit D, protein MKLITGNAPHVRANDTTSKVMTDVIIALIPAIIGAWYFFGGYALFLILLGAVTGELFELFIMRVLRNDKSFTPNGSAAITGILLAMNVSSATPWWVFLIGLAFALGIAKHAFGGLGMNIFNPALAGRAFLLVSFPVAMTTWYKPVLSFTKWIDVQTSATPLAILKETGNVNVGYWDLFIGNRGGSIGETSVLLLLVGFIYLVIRKRIKIMIPISYISTVFVMSSVFYFVNPSFGTPLFHILSGGLMLGALFMATDMVTSPMTIKGQAIFGVGIGVMTLLIRYFAGYPEGVSLSILLMNAFVPLIDKYTMPRIFGEVES, encoded by the coding sequence ATGAAGTTAATAACTGGAAATGCACCACATGTAAGAGCAAATGACACTACTTCAAAAGTTATGACGGATGTTATTATAGCATTAATTCCTGCCATTATTGGAGCGTGGTACTTTTTTGGTGGTTATGCACTATTTTTAATCTTACTTGGGGCAGTTACTGGTGAATTGTTTGAATTGTTTATAATGAGAGTGCTTAGAAATGATAAAAGTTTTACTCCAAATGGAAGTGCAGCCATAACGGGAATTTTACTTGCAATGAATGTAAGTTCTGCAACTCCTTGGTGGGTGTTTTTGATAGGATTAGCTTTTGCATTAGGGATTGCCAAACATGCATTTGGCGGGCTTGGAATGAATATTTTTAATCCAGCACTTGCTGGAAGGGCGTTTTTGCTTGTTTCATTTCCCGTGGCAATGACTACTTGGTACAAACCTGTGCTTTCTTTTACAAAATGGATTGATGTGCAAACATCAGCAACTCCACTTGCAATTTTAAAAGAAACTGGAAATGTTAATGTGGGTTATTGGGATTTGTTTATTGGAAATCGTGGAGGTTCAATTGGTGAAACAAGTGTCTTACTACTTTTGGTTGGATTTATATATCTTGTGATAAGAAAGAGAATAAAGATTATGATCCCAATTTCGTATATTTCTACAGTTTTTGTTATGTCTAGTGTATTTTATTTTGTAAATCCTTCTTTTGGAACTCCTTTATTTCATATTTTAAGTGGTGGGTTAATGCTTGGTGCTTTGTTTATGGCTACAGATATGGTTACAAGTCCCATGACAATCAAAGGCCAGGCAATTTTTGGAGTTGGTATTGGTGTTATGACATTACTTATAAGGTACTTTGCGGGATATCCAGAAGGAGTTTCACTTTCTATTTTATTAATGAATGCTTTTGTTCCGTTAATTGATAAATATACGATGCCACGAATATTTGGTGAGGTGGAATCATGA
- the rsxC gene encoding electron transport complex subunit RsxC, which produces MKLSTFLGGVHPPENKHLSKDYPIKKAPLPEKVLVFMQQHAGSPAKSVVNKGDKVKTGQVIGEPTGFISSYVHSPVTGTVVDVKKVTNVIFGKAVEVVEIQREGEDEWELLPHGNYEDFSNEELVEIIKKAGIVGLGGAMFPTYVKLMPPKDKKIDYLVINGAECEPYLTIDHRMMLERQEDILIGIEIVKKILGIKNVAIGIEDNKMDVINLLQNKWKGKINVIPLKTKYPQGAEKQLIYATTGRKVPRGKLPMDVGVVVLNVSTLYAIKEAVIDGKPLVERGLTVTGEAVNKPGNWWVRIGTPISWVIENLGGGFKENVENVKVLMGGPMMGIPINNIDTPLVKGNNGITTLIPKEQKSTFCIRCSYCVNVCPMGLQPYLLDLLGKKKRYDEAVEIGLLDCIECGSCTYICPAKIEHVKTIKLAKKVYKALRGGKK; this is translated from the coding sequence TTGAAGTTATCAACCTTTTTGGGAGGTGTTCATCCTCCTGAAAATAAGCATTTATCAAAAGATTATCCAATTAAGAAAGCACCTCTACCTGAAAAGGTATTGGTTTTTATGCAGCAACATGCTGGAAGCCCCGCAAAATCAGTTGTAAACAAGGGTGATAAAGTTAAAACAGGGCAGGTTATTGGTGAACCAACGGGTTTTATATCCTCTTATGTCCATTCGCCTGTTACGGGTACTGTAGTTGATGTTAAAAAGGTTACAAATGTTATTTTTGGAAAAGCGGTAGAAGTAGTGGAAATTCAAAGAGAGGGAGAAGATGAGTGGGAGTTACTACCACATGGTAATTATGAGGATTTTTCAAACGAGGAGTTAGTTGAGATTATAAAGAAAGCTGGAATTGTAGGGCTTGGTGGTGCCATGTTTCCAACTTATGTTAAATTAATGCCTCCAAAAGACAAGAAGATAGATTATCTTGTTATAAATGGTGCAGAATGTGAACCTTATCTTACAATTGATCATAGGATGATGTTAGAAAGACAAGAAGATATTTTGATTGGAATTGAGATAGTGAAAAAAATATTGGGAATAAAAAATGTGGCAATTGGCATTGAAGATAATAAGATGGATGTAATAAATTTACTTCAAAATAAATGGAAAGGAAAAATTAATGTTATTCCATTAAAAACAAAATATCCTCAAGGTGCAGAAAAACAACTTATCTACGCAACTACTGGTAGGAAAGTACCCCGTGGAAAACTTCCAATGGATGTAGGGGTTGTAGTGTTGAACGTAAGTACTTTATATGCGATAAAAGAAGCGGTAATAGATGGGAAACCTTTAGTCGAAAGAGGATTAACTGTTACCGGCGAAGCAGTTAATAAACCAGGAAATTGGTGGGTTAGGATAGGCACTCCTATTTCTTGGGTAATCGAAAACCTTGGAGGAGGTTTTAAAGAAAATGTTGAAAATGTAAAAGTACTAATGGGTGGACCAATGATGGGAATCCCTATAAACAATATTGATACGCCTTTGGTAAAAGGTAACAATGGTATTACAACTTTAATACCTAAAGAACAAAAAAGCACATTTTGCATAAGATGTTCATATTGTGTTAATGTTTGTCCAATGGGATTGCAACCTTATTTACTTGATTTATTAGGAAAGAAAAAAAGATATGATGAAGCAGTCGAAATTGGTTTGTTAGATTGTATTGAATGTGGTTCTTGTACATATATCTGTCCTGCAAAAATAGAACATGTAAAAACGATCAAATTGGCCAAAAAAGTATACAAGGCCCTGAGAGGGGGGAAAAAATAA
- a CDS encoding calcium/sodium antiporter, giving the protein MILNLLGLIIGFVLLIKGADWLVDGAVSIALGLGISKIVVGLSVVAFGTSLPELVASLVSVVKGHSSVSISNVVGSNIANIAIALALAALISNIKIEKNTSMVEIPFMIISTVVFTVLFLREKILMWNYGVVFVSLLIIYLYYLIKSDKEMVEKEFESEAKVYKTNIAFLLVGVGVLGIWLGGELTIDNVVKIAKYFHLSETFVGLTIVAIGTSLPEIVVSLISTLKKEQDILVGNIVGSNIFNILFILGISSLVGTLGIDVKSFTLDLIIMNLLSILLFLFAIFRKKIGKLEGIVFLTIYIIYIYQIILRK; this is encoded by the coding sequence ATGATTTTAAACCTTTTAGGCCTTATAATTGGATTTGTTTTATTAATAAAGGGAGCAGATTGGTTAGTTGATGGGGCAGTTTCAATTGCTCTGGGTTTGGGAATTTCGAAAATTGTCGTAGGACTTTCAGTTGTAGCATTTGGAACTTCACTGCCTGAATTGGTTGCTTCGTTGGTTTCTGTTGTAAAAGGACATAGTAGCGTATCCATATCTAACGTCGTGGGGAGTAATATAGCCAATATTGCAATTGCTCTAGCTTTGGCAGCTTTAATTTCAAATATTAAGATAGAAAAAAATACATCTATGGTTGAAATACCTTTTATGATTATCTCTACAGTAGTTTTTACGGTACTTTTTTTAAGAGAAAAAATTTTAATGTGGAATTACGGAGTAGTTTTTGTTTCACTTTTAATTATTTATCTTTATTATTTAATTAAAAGTGACAAAGAAATGGTAGAAAAAGAATTTGAATCTGAAGCAAAAGTTTACAAAACAAATATAGCTTTTCTTCTTGTAGGTGTAGGTGTTTTAGGTATTTGGTTAGGTGGAGAGCTCACAATAGATAATGTAGTGAAAATAGCAAAATATTTTCATCTTAGTGAAACGTTTGTGGGATTGACAATCGTTGCTATAGGGACTTCATTACCAGAAATAGTTGTAAGTTTAATTTCAACTTTAAAAAAAGAACAAGATATATTAGTTGGAAACATAGTCGGAAGTAATATTTTTAATATTTTATTTATTTTAGGGATTAGTTCTTTGGTAGGTACTTTGGGAATTGATGTTAAAAGCTTTACTTTAGACCTTATTATAATGAATTTATTATCTATTTTGTTATTCTTGTTTGCGATTTTTAGGAAAAAGATAGGAAAATTAGAAGGTATAGTATTTTTAACTATCTATATAATTTACATATATCAAATCATTTTAAGAAAATAG
- the rsxA gene encoding electron transport complex subunit RsxA: MKVFLILLSAMLVNNYVFIRFLGICPFLGVSKKMDTAFGMGLAATFVLVMSSTISWFLDRLLISLGLEFLRTIVFILVIASFVQFVELFLKKNNPNLYDALGIFLPLITTNCIILGVALINSMSNYNLLEAIFNALGAGLGFLLALIVFSAIREKLELYDVPKPFEGLPLALITASLLSLAFMGFQGMIKI, from the coding sequence ATGAAGGTATTTTTAATTTTACTTTCTGCAATGCTTGTTAATAATTATGTTTTTATAAGATTTTTGGGTATATGTCCGTTTTTAGGTGTTTCTAAAAAAATGGATACAGCATTTGGAATGGGGCTTGCTGCCACCTTTGTGCTTGTTATGTCATCAACGATTTCTTGGTTTTTGGATAGATTGTTAATAAGTTTGGGACTTGAATTTTTGAGAACAATTGTTTTTATTCTTGTAATAGCATCATTTGTACAATTTGTTGAGTTATTTTTGAAGAAAAATAATCCAAATTTATATGATGCTTTGGGAATTTTTCTTCCTCTTATCACTACAAATTGTATAATTCTTGGTGTAGCGCTTATTAACAGTATGAGTAATTACAACTTACTTGAAGCAATATTCAATGCACTGGGAGCAGGTTTGGGATTTTTGCTTGCGTTAATTGTTTTTAGCGCAATAAGGGAAAAGCTTGAGTTATACGATGTTCCAAAACCCTTTGAAGGATTACCTTTGGCTTTAATAACTGCTTCACTCTTATCTCTGGCTTTTATGGGATTCCAAGGTATGATAAAAATATGA
- a CDS encoding RnfABCDGE type electron transport complex subunit G, with protein MKEMFKTGIILMVYTLVAGLILGYVYVYTQDAIKIAELKNTIDAVKFVLTEDGKLIVDENKIKDAVVSASNNPEEELFKAETSVVVSPVFKFRTNKGNVYVLKGYGIGYGGKVISVASFLVKENRIDLMAIKVIDYSQETPGLGAKIAEEVSQKRFYPIPYEGLKNGVKVDKDAGKSNLSPEDAKKIGIVKISDVMTGATITPRAVAATLNAMFEYLQKEVLRNGQ; from the coding sequence ATGAAAGAAATGTTTAAAACGGGAATAATTTTAATGGTTTATACACTGGTTGCAGGGTTAATACTAGGATATGTCTATGTTTATACGCAAGATGCAATAAAAATTGCAGAATTAAAAAATACTATTGATGCGGTAAAATTTGTTTTGACAGAAGATGGAAAATTAATTGTAGATGAAAATAAAATAAAAGATGCTGTTGTATCCGCTTCAAATAACCCAGAAGAAGAATTGTTCAAGGCAGAAACAAGTGTTGTTGTTTCTCCTGTTTTTAAGTTTAGAACAAATAAAGGAAATGTTTACGTTTTAAAAGGATACGGAATAGGATATGGTGGTAAAGTAATTTCAGTTGCTTCATTTTTAGTAAAAGAAAATAGGATAGATTTAATGGCAATAAAGGTAATAGATTATTCACAGGAAACACCGGGATTAGGTGCAAAGATAGCAGAAGAAGTTTCGCAAAAGAGGTTTTATCCAATACCATACGAGGGTTTGAAAAATGGTGTAAAAGTTGATAAAGATGCGGGTAAAAGTAATCTCTCACCTGAAGATGCAAAAAAGATAGGAATAGTAAAAATTAGTGATGTTATGACTGGGGCAACTATTACTCCACGAGCTGTAGCAGCAACTTTGAACGCTATGTTTGAGTATTTGCAAAAGGAGGTGCTAAGAAATGGCCAGTAG
- a CDS encoding GGDEF domain-containing protein, with the protein MEYLLNLFNGNWVDETTRLPNKDFFNHIYPLIKESKTLFYLIYLDLEFESTDINEINFVIARIASIIKHSVRIPKDFVCRSSEKSFVLILHGINEIVAKQIANRIKDSLDYLLLNYGNKNIKVETKIKIEAVGGAPSE; encoded by the coding sequence ATGGAATACCTATTAAATCTTTTTAATGGAAACTGGGTTGATGAAACTACAAGATTACCTAATAAAGACTTTTTTAACCATATCTATCCGCTAATCAAAGAATCAAAAACACTGTTTTATCTAATATATTTAGATTTAGAATTTGAATCAACTGATATCAATGAAATTAACTTTGTTATAGCAAGAATTGCATCGATAATAAAACACAGCGTTAGAATACCAAAAGATTTTGTATGTCGTTCATCTGAAAAAAGCTTTGTATTAATCTTACACGGTATTAATGAAATAGTTGCCAAACAAATAGCAAATAGAATAAAAGATTCTCTAGATTATTTACTCTTAAATTATGGAAATAAGAATATCAAAGTAGAGACAAAAATAAAAATCGAAGCTGTAGGAGGTGCTCCTAGTGAATAA
- the rsxE gene encoding electron transport complex subunit RsxE, whose translation MASRTWKEFSKGFVVENPTFVQALGMCPTLATTTSAKNGLGMGIAATVVLVLSNIVISLLRKAVPEKIRIPIFITIIASFVTMVDLLMHAYVYDLWKTLGLFIPLIVVNCLIMGRAEAFASKNNVWYSLIDGLGMGLGFTASLTLLGAIRELLGNGTIFDIKIWGKAFNVFIMILPPGAYLTLGLLAALFAFIGMKRKERGKVK comes from the coding sequence ATGGCCAGTAGAACTTGGAAGGAATTTTCTAAAGGATTTGTTGTTGAAAATCCCACATTTGTACAAGCTTTAGGCATGTGTCCTACTCTTGCAACTACTACAAGTGCAAAAAATGGACTTGGAATGGGAATAGCTGCTACTGTAGTTCTAGTTTTATCCAATATAGTCATTTCTCTTCTTAGAAAGGCAGTGCCCGAAAAGATTAGAATACCTATTTTTATAACTATAATAGCATCATTTGTGACAATGGTTGATTTGTTGATGCACGCATATGTATATGATCTTTGGAAAACATTGGGGCTTTTTATTCCATTAATAGTTGTTAATTGTTTGATAATGGGAAGAGCTGAAGCTTTTGCATCAAAAAATAATGTTTGGTATTCATTAATTGATGGTTTGGGAATGGGTTTGGGTTTTACTGCAAGTTTAACTTTATTAGGTGCTATAAGAGAATTATTGGGAAATGGTACGATATTCGATATAAAAATTTGGGGTAAAGCGTTTAATGTGTTTATAATGATACTTCCCCCTGGTGCATATTTAACATTGGGATTATTAGCAGCTTTATTTGCCTTTATTGGCATGAAAAGAAAAGAAAGGGGGAAGGTTAAATGA
- a CDS encoding ArsB/NhaD family transporter, whose protein sequence is MSVDAIIALIIFVIVYYLIISEKIHRSIAVVLGAFILTFFGVFEDPDYLFKNYVDFDTIFLLIGMMLLVSTIKSVGFFEYVAFWIIKFSKNSLLKIFLLINFFVALFSAFIDNVTTVMIFIPITLAIADAANIDPTFFVLSEVFSSNIGGTATLIGDPPNILIGNAARLTFNDFILNTAFPTIITLLIVLIIFLIKYKKFLSNKIEFNFNELSISKKNLIKSFILLSVVILLFVLQEKLQIHSSIIAFGMGFVSILVIDPKNLEKHFAEIEWSTIFFFIGLFIITGALEDTGILKQVALVLSENFGNSPRLFGLGLIVMSFFVSGFFDNIPFTATMIPVIKMLPSINSSFSNLMPYWWALSLGVCYGGNFTPIGASANIVAITMLVKYSKKNVSFKDFFKFSVIPSLVSLIISIVYIEIRYF, encoded by the coding sequence TTGAGTGTAGATGCAATTATTGCTTTAATAATATTTGTTATCGTATACTACTTAATTATTTCAGAAAAGATACATAGGTCTATTGCTGTTGTTTTAGGAGCCTTTATTTTAACATTTTTTGGAGTTTTTGAAGACCCAGATTATTTGTTTAAAAATTATGTGGATTTTGATACTATATTTTTATTGATTGGAATGATGCTTTTAGTTTCTACAATTAAAAGTGTTGGATTTTTTGAATACGTTGCATTTTGGATAATAAAATTTTCAAAGAATTCTTTACTAAAGATTTTTTTGCTTATTAATTTTTTTGTTGCACTGTTTTCAGCTTTTATTGATAATGTCACTACTGTAATGATTTTTATACCTATTACTTTGGCAATTGCCGATGCAGCCAATATCGATCCTACCTTTTTTGTACTTTCAGAGGTTTTTAGTTCAAACATTGGAGGAACTGCAACACTAATTGGAGACCCACCTAATATTTTAATAGGTAATGCTGCACGTTTAACATTTAATGATTTTATTTTAAATACTGCATTCCCAACAATTATAACGCTATTAATTGTGTTGATTATATTTTTGATTAAATATAAAAAGTTTTTATCCAATAAAATAGAATTTAATTTTAATGAACTTTCAATATCGAAGAAAAATTTGATAAAGTCATTTATTTTGCTTTCAGTTGTAATATTGCTTTTTGTCCTTCAAGAAAAATTACAGATTCACAGCTCTATTATAGCTTTTGGTATGGGTTTTGTTTCTATTTTAGTTATTGATCCAAAAAACTTGGAAAAACATTTTGCAGAAATTGAGTGGAGTACTATATTTTTCTTTATAGGTTTGTTTATTATTACAGGTGCTTTAGAAGATACGGGAATTTTAAAACAAGTTGCCTTGGTTTTGAGTGAAAATTTTGGAAATTCACCCAGATTATTTGGTTTGGGTTTGATAGTTATGTCATTCTTTGTGAGTGGATTTTTTGATAATATTCCGTTTACGGCAACTATGATTCCGGTAATAAAGATGTTGCCGTCAATAAACTCATCTTTTTCAAATTTGATGCCGTATTGGTGGGCACTATCATTGGGAGTTTGCTATGGTGGAAACTTTACTCCAATTGGTGCATCTGCAAATATTGTTGCAATTACTATGCTTGTAAAATATTCCAAGAAAAACGTTTCATTTAAAGATTTTTTCAAGTTTTCAGTTATTCCTTCTTTGGTCTCTTTGATTATTTCTATCGTTTACATAGAAATTAGATATTTTTAA